Proteins encoded within one genomic window of Camelina sativa cultivar DH55 chromosome 19, Cs, whole genome shotgun sequence:
- the LOC104766509 gene encoding uncharacterized protein LOC104766509: MTNLRITLFKCKWYDPVIGRGTRKSNSGVVDVNSSRKYNKYEPFILADQVCYIPYQYTKKPKREWLSVLKVNLRGNISGEYENNELTLVQTENDDAVLMTTVEDLIADNLVKDANPINLDYDVGVQCNLSSSDDEEQEDEEQYA; this comes from the exons ATGACCAATTTGAGAATCACACTTTTTAAGTGTAAGTGGTATGATCCTGTCATTGGTAGAGGGACTCGGAAGAGCAATAGTGGCGTTGTTGACGTGAACTCTTCgagaaaatacaacaaatatgagCCATTCATTTTAG CGGATCAAGTTTGCTATATTCCGTATCaatacacaaagaaaccaaagcgGGAGTGGCTAAGTGTTCTGAAAGTAAATCTGAGGGGAAACATTTCAGGAGAATATGAAAACAATGAACTGACTCTAGtgcaaacagaaaatgatgatgctgTATTGATGACTACAGTTGAAGATCTCATAGCCGACAATTTGGTAAAAGACGCTAATCCAATAAACCTTGATTACGATGTTGGAGTCCAGTGTAATTTATCgtcttctgatgatgaagaacaagaagacgaagaacaatATGcgtaa